A single Corvus hawaiiensis isolate bCorHaw1 chromosome 26, bCorHaw1.pri.cur, whole genome shotgun sequence DNA region contains:
- the LOC125317094 gene encoding atherin-like, with protein sequence MRAAGTGAERGAQHGQARARRAAGPRWGTPGRRGAPGAGQEAEPWRRRRAPQRGRVLLPPEPRLLPPGVATSAPLLREGSFRSGAGAQRAGRWSPGAAAAPAAAAPRDSRSARAAAATAGTERAAPPPSNAAAPAARPRREAARRPPRSLRPPGGGEAWPPPPRPPRRRFPAPARPSAGLGSRAMAGR encoded by the coding sequence ATGCGGGCTGCTGGCACCGGGGCCGAGCGGGGCGCGCAGCACGGGCAAGCTCGGGCGAGGCGGGCGGCGGGACCCCGCTGGGGCACACCCGGCCGGCGCGGCGCTCCCGGGGCGGGGCAGGAGGCGGAGCCTTGGCGCCGCCGCCGAGCCCCGCAGCGGGGCCGGGTGCTGCTGCCGCCGGAGCCTCGCCTCCTCCCTCCCGGGGTTGCCACATCGGCACCGCTGCTCCGAGAAGGCTCTTTCCGGAGCGGAGCGGGAGCCCAGCGCGCAGGGAGATGGAGCCCCGGTGCTGCCGCCgcccccgctgccgccgccccccggGACTCGCGCTCCGCCAGGGCCGCCGCTGCCACTGCCGGGACGGAGagagcggccccgccgccgtCTAACGCCGCAGCCCCGGCGGCGCGGCCGAGGCGGGAGGCGGCGCGGAGGCCGCCGCGGTCCCTCCGCCCGCCGGGCGGCGGTGAAGCGTGGCCCCCTCCTCCCCGCCCTCCCCGCCGCCGCTtccccgcccccgcccggccctCGGCCGGGCTCGGCAGCCGGGCCATGGCGGGGCGATGA